The Cupriavidus sp. EM10 genome includes a region encoding these proteins:
- a CDS encoding YidH family protein: MQRNDQNVPWYREGQDPDYRFSLANERTFLAWVRTVLALLATVVVIEQIATHAVNPAPLKMLCVALSLTACIAGGACYFRWKANEVAMRHARSLPSSILQSLLGTAIFCVSVTVTVLLSI; this comes from the coding sequence ATGCAGCGCAATGATCAAAACGTGCCGTGGTATCGGGAGGGGCAAGACCCAGACTATCGGTTCTCCCTTGCCAATGAACGTACGTTCCTGGCGTGGGTACGCACGGTGCTGGCGCTTCTCGCTACCGTCGTGGTGATCGAGCAGATCGCCACACACGCCGTTAATCCGGCTCCCCTTAAGATGCTGTGCGTTGCGTTGTCACTGACTGCATGCATTGCCGGTGGGGCCTGTTACTTCCGTTGGAAGGCAAATGAAGTTGCCATGCGCCATGCCCGAAGTCTTCCTTCCAGCATTCTCCAGTCGCTGCTCGGCACGGCAATTTTTTGCGTCAGCGTGACAGTCACGGTGCTGTTGAGCATATGA
- the betC gene encoding choline-sulfatase has product MRRPNIILFMADQLTANALTAYGNDVVKAPNIAALSEQGVTFKNAYTNSPICAPSRYAMLSGCLPWSIDAFDNAAELTASTPTLLHYLRRLGYATTLSGKMHFVGPDQLHGYQERLVTDIYPADFAWVPDWKAGPRNAPTGINMRAVVEAGPCFRSLQLDYDEETTFMANQKIYDLARQSRDKPFFLTVSLTHPHSPFTASQEHWDRYDHDEIDMPKVGPIPLDQLDTHSKWLYYSHGRDRLKVTDEHTKNARHAYYAMISYVDDKLGEMMKILKQTKLLEDTIIVFTADHGDMMGERGMWFKQTFFENATRIPLIIGGPGLPKAKVVEKNVSLVDLMPTLMSVADDGKVDTVTEIDGRDMTGLMTGTGTGWSDRAFSEYSDMGVCAPCRMVREGSFKYTYTHGHESMLFDLESDPNEQKNLCGDPEFSEIERRMHDTVLEGWCPDALNERVLRSQASRQLLWSLVKNEKRDNWSFEFRHGDKSRYVRGGGDAEGTNAVKGRARFPYYEPVVQAEPKPLTDEEASLIPNAKR; this is encoded by the coding sequence GCAACGACGTGGTCAAGGCACCGAATATTGCTGCGCTGAGCGAGCAGGGTGTCACGTTCAAGAACGCGTATACCAACTCGCCGATCTGCGCACCGTCGCGTTACGCCATGCTTAGCGGTTGTCTGCCGTGGAGCATCGATGCATTCGACAATGCTGCGGAGTTGACGGCGTCCACGCCGACGCTGCTGCATTACCTGCGTCGTCTCGGCTATGCGACGACCCTCTCCGGCAAGATGCACTTCGTCGGGCCGGATCAGCTCCATGGGTACCAGGAGCGGCTGGTCACGGATATCTATCCTGCTGACTTTGCATGGGTGCCGGACTGGAAAGCCGGCCCCCGCAATGCACCGACCGGCATCAACATGCGTGCCGTAGTCGAGGCGGGACCTTGCTTCCGCAGCCTGCAGCTCGACTACGATGAAGAAACCACCTTCATGGCGAATCAGAAGATCTATGATCTGGCGCGCCAATCCCGTGACAAGCCGTTCTTCCTCACGGTGTCTCTGACACACCCCCACTCGCCGTTCACCGCATCGCAGGAACACTGGGACCGCTACGATCACGATGAGATCGATATGCCGAAAGTCGGCCCCATTCCGCTCGACCAGCTTGATACGCATAGCAAGTGGCTCTACTACTCGCATGGCCGCGATCGCCTCAAGGTCACGGATGAACATACGAAGAATGCTCGTCACGCGTACTACGCCATGATCAGCTATGTGGACGACAAGCTTGGCGAGATGATGAAGATTCTGAAGCAGACGAAGCTTCTGGAAGACACCATCATCGTGTTCACGGCCGATCACGGCGACATGATGGGTGAGCGCGGCATGTGGTTCAAGCAGACGTTCTTTGAGAACGCCACCCGGATTCCTCTCATTATCGGCGGCCCCGGCCTGCCCAAGGCCAAGGTAGTCGAGAAGAACGTCTCGCTCGTGGACTTGATGCCGACCCTGATGTCGGTTGCCGACGACGGAAAGGTCGACACCGTCACCGAGATCGATGGCCGCGATATGACTGGCCTGATGACCGGCACGGGAACCGGCTGGAGCGACCGGGCTTTCTCGGAGTACAGCGACATGGGCGTCTGCGCCCCTTGCCGTATGGTGCGCGAAGGGAGCTTCAAGTACACCTACACGCACGGGCACGAATCCATGCTTTTCGATCTGGAATCGGATCCGAACGAGCAGAAGAACCTGTGCGGCGATCCGGAATTTTCCGAAATCGAGCGCCGTATGCATGACACGGTGCTCGAAGGATGGTGTCCCGATGCCCTCAACGAGCGCGTGCTGCGCAGTCAAGCCTCGCGACAACTGCTGTGGTCGCTGGTGAAGAACGAGAAGCGCGACAACTGGTCGTTCGAGTTCCGCCACGGTGACAAGTCGCGCTACGTGCGGGGTGGTGGCGATGCGGAAGGAACCAACGCCGTCAAGGGGCGCGCGCGTTTCCCCTACTACGAGCCGGTCGTTCAGGCTGAGCCCAAGCCGCTCACCGACGAGGAGGCGAGCCTGATTCCTAATGCCAAGCGCTAG
- a CDS encoding 2-aminoethylphosphonate aminotransferase — protein sequence MLLLNPGPVTLSQRVRRSLLQPDLCHRESEFFDLQDEARQRIGGVYGLHSDEWASVLLTGSGTAAVESMIAGLVPAGGKLLIVQNGVYGERIAQIAAQYQIPHIIVKHAWMDAPDIGRIEAALHSDKGITHVAVIHHETTTGRLNDLLAIDSLCQAHGVRLLVDAVSSFGAEAIDFSGSIDAVAATANKCLHGVPGIAFVIARRTALASATSRTYYLDVLRHAKLQDQRNTPFTPAVHALYALVEALREHSDEGGWTARHHRYGALAGQVRRGLTALGVRELLPQSMSSVVLRAYALPIGLEYVHLHHALKARGFVIYAGQGDLSKTLFRISTMGALETGDADRLIAAFESTLLK from the coding sequence ATGCTGCTTCTCAACCCCGGTCCCGTCACACTGTCCCAGCGTGTTCGCCGTAGTCTCCTGCAGCCGGATCTTTGCCACCGCGAGAGCGAGTTTTTCGACCTCCAGGATGAGGCCAGGCAGCGTATCGGCGGCGTGTACGGACTCCACAGCGATGAATGGGCCTCGGTGCTGCTGACGGGATCCGGCACGGCCGCCGTAGAAAGCATGATCGCCGGCCTTGTGCCGGCGGGCGGCAAGCTGTTGATCGTACAGAACGGTGTATACGGCGAACGCATCGCGCAGATTGCCGCGCAATACCAGATCCCGCACATTATTGTGAAACACGCCTGGATGGACGCGCCGGACATCGGACGCATTGAGGCTGCGCTCCATTCAGACAAGGGCATCACGCACGTGGCCGTGATCCATCACGAAACCACCACGGGCCGCCTGAACGACCTCCTGGCCATCGACAGCCTGTGTCAGGCGCATGGCGTGCGGCTTCTTGTCGATGCCGTCAGCAGCTTCGGCGCGGAGGCGATCGATTTCAGTGGCAGCATCGACGCCGTCGCCGCCACCGCCAATAAGTGCCTGCACGGCGTCCCGGGGATTGCCTTCGTCATTGCACGCCGAACGGCCCTCGCGAGCGCGACAAGCCGCACCTACTACCTCGACGTGTTGCGTCATGCCAAATTACAGGACCAGCGCAACACCCCTTTCACGCCGGCCGTGCACGCCCTTTACGCGCTGGTGGAAGCCCTCCGCGAGCACAGTGACGAAGGTGGATGGACGGCACGGCATCACCGTTATGGTGCGTTGGCGGGCCAGGTGCGCCGCGGCCTGACTGCCCTGGGCGTCCGAGAGCTGCTGCCACAGTCCATGAGCTCGGTGGTTCTACGTGCCTATGCACTTCCAATCGGTCTGGAATATGTCCACCTCCATCATGCACTGAAAGCGCGCGGTTTTGTGATCTATGCAGGCCAGGGCGATCTATCCAAGACGCTGTTCAGGATCTCAACCATGGGGGCCCTCGAAACCGGGGACGCCGATAGGCTAATCGCAGCATTCGAATCCACTTTGCTCAAATAG
- a CDS encoding carboxymuconolactone decarboxylase family protein: MLQDWIESFKKNKQAGAALAKAAPKLMAAYQGFNASQNGNGALDPKTRELIALAVAVTTRCDACIAAHANAAKNAGVTEAEIADALGTAMALNTGAAYVYSVRAFEAYQQFSAQ, from the coding sequence ATGCTGCAAGACTGGATCGAATCGTTCAAGAAGAACAAGCAGGCGGGCGCAGCCCTTGCCAAGGCCGCGCCGAAGCTGATGGCTGCGTATCAAGGATTCAACGCTAGCCAAAACGGCAACGGCGCTCTGGATCCGAAAACGCGGGAATTGATCGCGCTCGCGGTTGCTGTGACGACGCGTTGCGATGCGTGTATCGCCGCGCATGCCAACGCCGCCAAGAACGCCGGCGTCACCGAAGCGGAGATTGCAGACGCACTGGGTACGGCGATGGCGCTGAACACTGGCGCGGCTTACGTCTACTCCGTCCGTGCTTTCGAGGCGTATCAGCAATTTTCCGCGCAGTGA
- a CDS encoding tripartite tricarboxylate transporter substrate binding protein, translating into MLKKIALAAVMFCGAAVCTGAMAQTKWPEKPIRMIVPWAPGGVADVLGRQAARVISASVGQPVVVENKPGAGSNIGADLVAKSKPDGYTLLFASSTNAINMTLFPKISYDVQKDLAPVAVLFSVPNALVVNNAFPAKTVTEFISYAKSQADGIAYATPGPGSPAHLAGEQFGRMTGIKMRHVGYQGGTPAMSDVMAGHVPVAFMNLTAIQPAVESGKVRVLAVGSAKRVPSLPNVPTLAESGVTGFESTSWMGLMAPAGTPPQVIERIQQALAGMQAPAVLEFARKQGAEPAVSTPDQMRAILKADVANYGKVIRQAGISAE; encoded by the coding sequence ATGCTCAAGAAAATCGCCCTTGCCGCAGTGATGTTCTGCGGGGCAGCCGTCTGTACGGGTGCCATGGCACAAACAAAATGGCCGGAAAAGCCAATCCGAATGATTGTTCCGTGGGCCCCTGGTGGCGTGGCGGACGTGCTCGGGAGGCAGGCGGCGCGTGTGATTTCGGCCAGCGTCGGGCAGCCGGTGGTGGTGGAGAACAAGCCCGGCGCGGGATCGAACATTGGTGCGGACTTGGTCGCGAAGTCCAAGCCGGACGGCTACACGCTGCTCTTTGCGAGCAGCACGAATGCCATCAACATGACGCTGTTCCCCAAAATATCATACGACGTTCAAAAGGACTTGGCGCCGGTGGCGGTGCTGTTTTCAGTGCCCAATGCGTTGGTGGTCAACAACGCATTCCCGGCTAAGACCGTGACGGAGTTCATTAGTTACGCCAAGTCCCAAGCGGATGGCATTGCCTATGCAACGCCTGGCCCGGGTAGCCCGGCACACTTGGCCGGGGAGCAGTTCGGACGGATGACCGGCATAAAGATGCGGCATGTCGGTTATCAGGGCGGCACCCCTGCAATGTCGGATGTGATGGCGGGACACGTGCCGGTCGCATTCATGAACCTGACGGCCATCCAGCCTGCCGTGGAGTCGGGCAAGGTTCGGGTATTGGCGGTAGGCAGCGCCAAGCGGGTACCGTCGCTGCCGAATGTGCCGACGTTGGCCGAGTCAGGGGTTACGGGTTTTGAATCCACGTCGTGGATGGGGCTTATGGCGCCCGCCGGCACGCCGCCACAGGTGATCGAGCGTATTCAGCAGGCCCTCGCTGGCATGCAGGCACCAGCCGTCCTGGAGTTCGCGCGAAAACAGGGCGCGGAACCGGCGGTTTCCACGCCCGACCAAATGCGCGCGATCCTCAAGGCCGATGTGGCCAACTACGGCAAGGTTATCCGACAGGCTGGAATCTCTGCCGAGTAA
- a CDS encoding IclR family transcriptional regulator, whose product MTAINLPEPSHRPGKQDLAFTPPSPELSFERETPTLRALSLLEFLVAADRPLSPAEILQGFDAPKASLHRMLSALVAGGLVVREPGPRNIYTVGPRLARLGLAIVTRSGPKQLRHAVLTKLVEDIGETVNVTVLHESSILYLDRIEAPWPLRLDLQPGSRVPLHCSASGKLLLSALPRNQRTALMQQLRLDRFTANTITDMGRLEAELERCVEQQIGVDDEEFIAGISCVAVPIYDADGQVLAALAVHAPAVRSPLSRSLSLVPRLQRAAAELANTF is encoded by the coding sequence ATGACGGCGATAAATCTCCCCGAACCATCGCATCGACCGGGCAAGCAGGACCTGGCGTTCACCCCTCCTTCCCCGGAGCTTTCCTTTGAAAGGGAAACGCCAACATTGCGCGCGCTGTCACTGCTCGAATTTCTCGTAGCAGCCGATCGGCCGCTCAGTCCCGCGGAGATCCTCCAGGGTTTCGATGCCCCCAAGGCCTCCCTGCACCGGATGCTCTCTGCGTTGGTGGCAGGCGGTCTCGTGGTGCGCGAGCCCGGCCCGCGCAATATCTATACGGTCGGGCCGCGGCTGGCGCGACTCGGATTGGCGATCGTCACGCGATCAGGCCCCAAACAACTCCGCCACGCGGTGTTGACAAAGTTGGTCGAGGATATCGGGGAGACCGTCAACGTCACCGTGCTCCACGAGAGCTCGATCCTGTATCTTGACAGGATCGAGGCACCCTGGCCGTTGCGCCTGGACCTGCAACCGGGTTCCCGTGTGCCCTTGCATTGTTCGGCCAGCGGGAAATTACTGCTATCGGCGCTCCCCCGGAATCAACGCACCGCGCTCATGCAACAGTTGCGACTGGACCGCTTCACGGCCAATACCATCACGGACATGGGCCGCCTGGAGGCTGAACTCGAGCGCTGCGTCGAGCAGCAAATCGGCGTCGATGACGAAGAGTTCATCGCAGGCATATCCTGTGTCGCCGTCCCGATCTACGATGCAGATGGCCAAGTCCTTGCCGCCCTTGCCGTCCATGCCCCCGCCGTGCGATCTCCGCTATCACGATCCTTGTCGCTCGTGCCCCGATTGCAGCGTGCGGCCGCCGAGTTGGCGAATACGTTCTAG
- a CDS encoding sulfite exporter TauE/SafE family protein, whose amino-acid sequence MTLEAALPILAVMAAASYFQTITGFGLGMIAVGAASGLHLAPVATIAMLASLVTLANSAMALPGKLHHIDWRAVAFATIGILPSVVIGVLALEYLSRAASGMLHFVLGAVVMYGGITAAFRPAPLQERSSNGSFLMSGVFGGVLSGMFGVSGPPLIFQFYRQPFPLVGIRCALIFIFTVTSSTRTAFNAWQGQISRETLTLALVAVPVVALATLIARAWPPPLSLKASRRLAYGVLMLIGADLMLPTVLSVFN is encoded by the coding sequence ATGACTTTAGAGGCAGCACTTCCCATCTTGGCGGTGATGGCGGCGGCGAGCTACTTCCAGACCATCACCGGATTCGGTTTGGGCATGATCGCTGTGGGCGCCGCCAGCGGTCTTCATCTTGCGCCGGTGGCCACCATCGCGATGCTGGCGAGCCTTGTGACACTCGCAAACAGCGCAATGGCTCTGCCCGGCAAACTGCACCACATTGATTGGCGCGCCGTGGCGTTTGCTACTATCGGCATCCTTCCATCCGTAGTCATAGGCGTGCTGGCACTGGAGTACTTGAGCCGTGCTGCCTCCGGAATGCTTCACTTTGTTCTGGGCGCCGTGGTCATGTATGGTGGAATAACGGCAGCGTTTCGTCCCGCGCCATTGCAAGAGAGATCAAGCAATGGAAGCTTCCTGATGAGCGGGGTCTTCGGCGGTGTACTGAGCGGAATGTTTGGTGTTTCGGGTCCGCCGCTGATCTTCCAGTTCTATCGCCAGCCGTTTCCGCTCGTCGGGATCCGCTGCGCGTTGATTTTCATCTTCACTGTCACCTCGTCGACCCGGACCGCGTTCAATGCATGGCAAGGTCAAATTTCCCGGGAGACTCTGACACTAGCATTGGTGGCGGTCCCCGTCGTCGCGCTCGCCACGCTGATTGCCCGCGCCTGGCCACCACCCTTGTCACTGAAGGCGTCGCGACGGCTCGCCTATGGCGTACTCATGCTCATTGGGGCCGACCTCATGCTTCCAACCGTCCTTTCGGTGTTCAACTGA
- a CDS encoding MoxR family ATPase produces the protein MERPDLKLSVRDTFGIESSLTVPAFSERDDHVPEIDPVYRFDPEVTLAILAGFSNNRRVMVQGLHGTGKSTHIEQVAARLNWPCVRVNLDGHISRLDLVGKDTIVLRDGLQVSEFQEGIVPWALQRPVALIFDEYDAGRPDVMFVIQRILEREGKFTLLDQNRVIQPHPLFRMFATSNTVGLGNLNGMYQGTQLLNHAQLDRWSVVATLDYLERQQEIDIVVARVPQFATESGRELVESMVALAELTRKGFASGDIAVLMSPRTVITWAENCEIFRDPLMAFRLSFLNKCDPAERPIVAEYYQRCFGVELEDTGVVD, from the coding sequence ATGGAAAGGCCGGATCTGAAGCTTTCAGTGCGCGATACGTTCGGGATTGAATCGAGCCTTACGGTACCGGCCTTTAGCGAGCGAGACGATCACGTGCCGGAGATCGATCCGGTCTATCGCTTCGATCCGGAGGTCACTCTCGCAATTCTGGCGGGATTTTCGAATAATCGTCGAGTCATGGTCCAGGGCTTGCACGGTACCGGCAAGTCGACGCACATCGAGCAGGTGGCAGCCCGGTTGAACTGGCCCTGCGTGCGGGTCAACCTTGACGGCCACATCAGCCGACTGGATCTGGTCGGCAAAGACACGATCGTGTTGCGGGACGGCCTGCAAGTCAGCGAATTCCAGGAAGGCATAGTTCCGTGGGCGCTTCAGCGCCCGGTGGCGTTGATCTTCGACGAGTACGATGCTGGCCGGCCGGACGTTATGTTTGTGATCCAGCGCATCCTTGAGCGAGAAGGGAAGTTCACGCTGCTGGATCAGAACCGCGTCATCCAGCCGCATCCGCTGTTCCGGATGTTTGCGACGAGTAACACAGTCGGGCTCGGCAACCTCAATGGCATGTATCAGGGCACGCAGCTACTGAACCATGCCCAGCTCGATCGATGGAGTGTTGTCGCCACGCTCGATTACCTGGAGCGCCAACAAGAGATCGATATTGTTGTGGCGCGCGTGCCGCAGTTCGCCACAGAGTCTGGTCGCGAACTTGTCGAATCCATGGTCGCGTTGGCAGAGCTGACCCGGAAGGGATTTGCCTCGGGAGACATTGCGGTGCTGATGTCGCCTCGCACTGTCATTACGTGGGCTGAGAACTGCGAGATCTTCCGTGACCCGCTGATGGCCTTCCGCTTGAGCTTTCTCAATAAATGCGATCCTGCCGAACGGCCAATTGTGGCCGAGTATTACCAGCGTTGCTTTGGCGTGGAGCTCGAGGATACGGGTGTCGTTGACTGA
- the pta gene encoding phosphate acetyltransferase → MKAIHRIIDRARADPQRIALCEAEDPRVLLAAQRAIAEGVAHPILVGDRHRITASADDASVDLRGITLFDPEGAEFAEPFAEELFRLREAKGMSRGTAATEVRKPLCFANMLVRMGHADGSVSGAEHTTADVVRSAIQLIGLDPACKLVSSFFIMMLCEPFHTVKGGVIFTDCGLVIDPDDCQLAEIAMAGADSASTLLLEEPRVAMLSFSTSGSAHHPAVDKVVRATEMVRQRRPALAIDGDVQLDAAIVAEIAAKKIAHSQVQGHANVLVFPSLEAGNIGYKLAERVGGAKAIGPLLQGLRKPANDLSRGCSADDVFHVIAVTVVQAQAAKRLASIEVSL, encoded by the coding sequence ATGAAAGCGATTCACCGGATTATCGATCGTGCCCGTGCGGATCCCCAACGCATCGCGCTCTGCGAAGCGGAAGATCCCAGGGTTCTTCTTGCCGCGCAGCGCGCGATAGCCGAAGGCGTCGCCCATCCCATTCTGGTGGGCGATCGCCACAGGATTACCGCAAGCGCCGACGACGCCAGCGTCGACCTCCGCGGCATCACGCTCTTCGACCCGGAGGGCGCCGAGTTTGCCGAACCCTTCGCGGAGGAACTTTTCCGCCTGCGTGAGGCAAAAGGGATGTCGCGCGGCACCGCCGCGACGGAGGTCCGCAAGCCTCTATGCTTTGCCAACATGCTGGTGCGGATGGGGCATGCGGATGGCTCTGTTTCTGGTGCCGAGCACACCACGGCAGACGTCGTTCGCAGCGCCATTCAGTTGATCGGCCTCGACCCCGCGTGCAAGCTGGTTTCCAGCTTTTTCATCATGATGCTCTGCGAACCGTTTCATACGGTCAAAGGCGGCGTCATCTTTACCGATTGCGGTCTGGTGATCGACCCCGATGATTGTCAGCTCGCCGAAATCGCGATGGCTGGCGCAGATAGTGCGTCAACCCTGTTGCTGGAGGAGCCACGCGTGGCGATGCTCTCCTTCTCAACCAGCGGCAGCGCACATCACCCTGCCGTCGACAAGGTGGTCCGGGCGACCGAGATGGTCCGCCAACGGCGGCCAGCGCTGGCCATCGACGGCGACGTGCAGCTCGATGCAGCCATCGTCGCGGAGATCGCGGCGAAGAAGATTGCCCACTCCCAAGTTCAAGGCCATGCCAATGTCCTGGTCTTTCCCAGCCTCGAGGCCGGCAACATCGGCTACAAGCTCGCGGAACGCGTGGGCGGCGCGAAGGCCATCGGACCGCTACTCCAAGGCCTTCGCAAGCCAGCCAACGATCTGTCGCGCGGATGCAGTGCGGACGACGTGTTTCACGTCATTGCGGTGACCGTCGTCCAAGCACAGGCCGCAAAGCGCCTGGCATCCATCGAAGTGTCCCTTTGA
- a CDS encoding DUF202 domain-containing protein, whose product MRDPGVQPERTSLAWGRTGWASAVIAVGCARAAVSGQSTFRALAILVGVASLAVALACGFRGRELKAKGMRARPRPLVMIWISAWLTLLSAFVALYVSHLPRVAL is encoded by the coding sequence ATGAGGGATCCAGGAGTGCAGCCAGAGCGGACATCGCTCGCTTGGGGGCGAACAGGCTGGGCGAGCGCCGTCATAGCCGTGGGCTGTGCACGGGCGGCTGTAAGTGGGCAGAGCACCTTCCGGGCGCTGGCGATCCTGGTCGGAGTTGCAAGCCTTGCCGTTGCGCTGGCTTGCGGATTCAGAGGAAGAGAACTGAAAGCGAAGGGTATGCGGGCTCGGCCACGACCGTTGGTCATGATCTGGATCAGTGCGTGGCTGACGCTACTCTCGGCATTCGTTGCCCTATATGTGAGTCATCTGCCGCGGGTCGCCTTGTAG
- a CDS encoding tetratricopeptide repeat protein, protein MFDNQDLAITVENSTALAAYNQAMSDLLEYRLTAMPSVKHALEIEPSFCMAHCLRGYMLMMYSSFNVYDNASVALENAKRCAQNASLREQRHVRALEFWRLGDLHSACAQWQQILIDHPHDILALRLHHFVSFWMGRTEVLQSVPAAALPAWTPEMPNYGNVLGMLAFGLQENGHFTMAEEYGRDAVARCPDDLWAVHAVAHVFEMQGRHAEGREWFAVPLDKWDDRNPFRGHLWWHLGLFTLEAGDIESALALYDKAIYTGDSDFYLDIQNAASFLARVEFKGAKVGARWKLLADYAEAHRDDHALVFTDLHSVMSLARERRFGAARAHIQSMKDYASDSDMHVAQAIRRVGLDACEGILAFEEGEFDKCLSLIHKLRPLLQEVGASHAQRDIVVQYANEAARRSDAQRTLAWLANQQDFDSRLAQS, encoded by the coding sequence ATGTTCGACAATCAAGACCTCGCAATCACCGTAGAGAACTCCACCGCCCTGGCCGCTTACAACCAGGCGATGTCAGACCTTCTGGAGTATCGGCTGACGGCCATGCCCAGCGTCAAGCATGCGTTGGAGATCGAACCATCATTCTGTATGGCCCATTGTCTGCGTGGCTACATGCTGATGATGTACAGCAGCTTCAACGTGTACGACAACGCCAGTGTCGCGCTGGAGAATGCAAAGCGATGCGCTCAGAATGCGTCGCTACGGGAGCAGCGACACGTCCGGGCGCTTGAATTCTGGCGGCTGGGAGACCTGCATTCCGCCTGCGCGCAGTGGCAGCAGATCCTGATCGACCATCCGCATGACATTCTCGCGCTGCGTTTGCACCACTTCGTGAGCTTTTGGATGGGGCGAACCGAAGTCCTTCAATCGGTGCCGGCTGCAGCGCTTCCGGCATGGACGCCGGAAATGCCCAACTACGGCAACGTCCTGGGCATGTTGGCCTTCGGTTTGCAGGAGAACGGTCACTTCACCATGGCGGAGGAATACGGGCGAGATGCCGTGGCGCGCTGTCCGGACGACCTGTGGGCCGTGCATGCAGTCGCGCACGTGTTCGAGATGCAGGGCCGCCATGCGGAAGGGCGCGAATGGTTCGCGGTACCCCTCGACAAGTGGGACGACCGCAATCCGTTTCGCGGTCATCTCTGGTGGCATCTCGGTCTCTTCACGCTGGAGGCGGGCGATATCGAGTCGGCCTTGGCGCTCTACGACAAGGCCATCTACACCGGCGACTCGGACTTCTACCTGGACATTCAGAATGCCGCGTCTTTCCTGGCGCGCGTCGAATTCAAGGGCGCCAAAGTCGGCGCGCGTTGGAAGCTCCTCGCAGACTATGCAGAAGCGCATCGCGATGACCATGCATTGGTCTTCACCGATCTGCATTCCGTGATGTCGCTTGCCCGGGAGCGGCGATTCGGCGCGGCCAGAGCCCACATTCAGTCGATGAAAGACTATGCAAGCGACAGCGATATGCATGTTGCCCAAGCGATTCGACGTGTAGGCTTGGACGCATGCGAAGGCATTCTTGCTTTTGAGGAAGGGGAGTTCGATAAGTGCCTCTCCCTGATCCATAAGCTTCGTCCGCTGCTGCAGGAGGTGGGGGCAAGCCACGCCCAGCGCGACATCGTTGTGCAATATGCCAACGAAGCAGCCAGACGCTCGGATGCACAACGGACCCTCGCCTGGCTGGCAAACCAACAAGACTTCGACAGCCGCCTCGCCCAGTCGTAG